One stretch of Streptomyces sp. MMBL 11-1 DNA includes these proteins:
- a CDS encoding PQQ-dependent sugar dehydrogenase — protein MRGALFGPVQSPATRRGVVALLASAALLLSAACSGGDGGSSGRPAGSPSASGDSAPPASPSRSADLPPAKGSAKVVSTLTEGLKSPWGLAALPGGDLLVSSRDEGTVHRIDGGSGKRTLLGSVPGVAPAGEGGLLGLAVSSTFGADQLVYAYFTTTSDNRIVRMSYDEKRPAGQQLGAPDTVLRGIPKGSIHNGGRIAFGPDKMLYAGTGETGDTGLAQDKESLAGKILRMTPDGEPVHGNPEADSVVYSYGHRNVQGLAWDKEKRLWAAEFGQNTWDELNLIEPGGNYGWPEVEGREGEDGFIDPVAQWKTSEASPSGIAYAKGSIWMAGLRGERLWRIPLSGEKAEEPYADPQSFLEEKHGRLRTVVSAGSDRLWLVTSNTDGRGTPKPGDDRVLEVEVE, from the coding sequence GTGCGTGGTGCTCTGTTCGGACCTGTGCAGTCCCCGGCGACGCGCAGGGGGGTGGTGGCCCTGCTGGCGTCGGCCGCCCTGCTGCTGTCCGCCGCGTGTTCCGGCGGGGACGGTGGTTCGTCCGGGCGGCCCGCGGGTTCCCCGAGCGCTTCCGGGGACTCCGCTCCTCCGGCCTCGCCGAGCCGGTCGGCGGATCTGCCGCCCGCGAAGGGCTCGGCGAAGGTGGTCTCGACGCTGACCGAGGGGCTGAAGTCGCCCTGGGGCCTGGCCGCGCTGCCGGGCGGTGACCTGCTGGTGTCCTCGCGCGACGAGGGCACGGTCCACCGGATCGACGGCGGGAGCGGGAAGCGGACGCTGCTCGGCTCGGTGCCCGGGGTGGCCCCGGCCGGCGAGGGCGGGCTGCTCGGGCTCGCCGTCTCCTCCACGTTCGGCGCGGACCAGCTGGTGTACGCCTACTTCACCACCACGTCCGACAACCGGATCGTCCGCATGAGTTACGACGAGAAGCGCCCGGCGGGACAGCAGCTGGGGGCCCCGGACACCGTCCTGCGCGGCATCCCCAAGGGCAGCATCCACAACGGCGGCCGGATCGCGTTCGGCCCGGACAAGATGCTGTACGCGGGCACGGGCGAGACCGGGGACACCGGGCTGGCCCAGGACAAGGAGTCGCTGGCGGGCAAGATCCTGCGGATGACCCCCGACGGCGAGCCGGTGCACGGCAATCCGGAGGCGGACTCGGTGGTGTATTCGTACGGCCACCGCAATGTTCAGGGACTCGCCTGGGACAAGGAGAAGCGGCTGTGGGCCGCCGAGTTCGGCCAGAACACCTGGGACGAGCTGAATCTGATCGAGCCCGGCGGGAACTACGGCTGGCCCGAGGTCGAGGGCCGGGAGGGCGAGGACGGGTTCATCGACCCGGTGGCCCAGTGGAAGACCTCCGAGGCCTCCCCCAGCGGAATCGCCTACGCGAAGGGCTCGATCTGGATGGCCGGGCTGCGCGGCGAGCGGCTCTGGCGCATTCCGCTGTCCGGCGAGAAGGCGGAGGAACCTTATGCGGACCCCCAGTCGTTCCTGGAGGAGAAGCACGGCCGCCTGCGCACCGTGGTGAGTGCGG
- a CDS encoding aldo/keto reductase, whose translation MGAVGLGCMPMSWGYSASQQLGDRSVRTVHAALDAGVRLLDTADMYGPFTNELLVGRALKGRRQEAFVSTKCGLLVGDQHIVANGRPGYVRRACDASLRRLQTEVIDLYQLHRADPEVPVEETWGAMAELVTAGKVRSLGLCAVGARAPRRSGAGPHEGTIRQLERIQQVFPVSAVEAELSVWSREALAELLPWCAARGVGLLAAMPLGSGYLTGTLKPGQGFEPEDLRARHPRFTAEVMAANQPVVAGLRRVAERRGATVAQVALAWVLRQGPHVVPVPGAKREQWAVENAGAARVVLDDRDLAEIDGLPAARESWD comes from the coding sequence GTGGGTGCGGTCGGGCTGGGCTGCATGCCGATGAGCTGGGGTTACAGCGCCTCGCAGCAGCTCGGCGACCGTTCGGTGCGGACGGTGCACGCGGCGCTGGACGCGGGCGTCCGGCTGCTCGACACCGCCGACATGTACGGCCCGTTCACCAATGAGCTGCTGGTGGGGCGCGCGCTGAAGGGCCGCCGCCAGGAGGCGTTCGTCTCCACCAAGTGCGGGCTGCTGGTGGGCGATCAGCACATCGTCGCCAACGGCCGGCCGGGGTACGTGCGGCGGGCCTGTGACGCCTCGCTGCGGCGGCTCCAGACCGAGGTGATCGACCTGTACCAGCTGCACCGGGCCGACCCCGAGGTGCCGGTGGAGGAGACCTGGGGTGCGATGGCGGAGCTGGTCACCGCGGGCAAGGTGCGCTCGCTCGGGCTGTGCGCGGTGGGAGCGCGGGCCCCGCGCCGGTCGGGTGCGGGACCGCATGAGGGAACGATCCGGCAGTTGGAGCGGATCCAGCAGGTCTTCCCGGTCAGCGCCGTCGAGGCGGAGCTGTCGGTGTGGTCGCGCGAGGCGCTGGCGGAGCTGCTGCCGTGGTGTGCGGCGCGCGGGGTCGGGCTGCTGGCGGCGATGCCGCTGGGCAGCGGCTATCTGACCGGGACGCTGAAGCCGGGCCAGGGGTTCGAGCCGGAGGATCTGCGGGCCAGGCATCCGCGGTTCACGGCGGAGGTGATGGCGGCGAACCAGCCGGTGGTGGCCGGGCTGCGGCGGGTCGCGGAGCGGCGCGGGGCGACGGTCGCCCAGGTGGCGCTGGCGTGGGTGCTGCGCCAGGGGCCGCACGTGGTGCCGGTGCCGGGGGCGAAGCGGGAGCAGTGGGCGGTGGAGAACGCCGGGGCGGCGCGGGTGGTCCTGGACGACCGGGACCTGGCGGAGATCGACGGCCTGCCCGCCGCCCGCGAGTCGTGGGACTGA